A single window of Zea mays cultivar B73 chromosome 10, Zm-B73-REFERENCE-NAM-5.0, whole genome shotgun sequence DNA harbors:
- the LOC100502013 gene encoding Kinesin-like protein KIN-12A yields MSLLSRHARHPTTPPPASFSGGVETPPRRRVPKENVDPSSPARNHHSALDHGASPFRSPSSAAKPLSARNRLPPRPPSSNPLKRKLEVSPAAAAVGSAHDAAPGLDSGVQVVVRIRPSCWVDEEEAGEDGRGPEACVRKTAANSVAIQGQDFTFDAVADSVSTQEDIFTLVGLPLVENCLSGFNSSIFAYGQTGSGKTYTMWGPLSALSEDSLSSERGLTPRVFEQLFSRINEEQVKHADKELTYNCICSFLEIYNEQITDLLDPSQKNLQVREDVRTACVYVESLTKELVFTLKDVTQLLVKGLANRRTGATSANADSSRSHCVFTCVIKMDSKNPEDGSSITRSSRINLVDLAGSERQKLTHAAGDRLKEAGNINRSLSQLGNLINILAEISQSGKQRHHVPYRDSKLTFLLQESLGGNAKLAMICAVSPSQSCKSETLSTLRFAQRAKAIKNNAVVNEEKIEDVNALREQIRQLKDELHRMKSNGGIEGNSGSFATGWNPRRSLHLLKMSLGHPTTFQCIKEDSDEEMEIDENDVEKPYNHENMAMSSINVKESKRFQASMNVSAGTSQVEDLDRDKILISIKRSCCSANKFNTGTDVGDGKCKLNIAASIQRGLQVIESHQNNSAWKRASVGLNARIMDIQPCKVDVAIQTDPEEYETRDNPLALVPSCLLEASANESRDPSTCRDLQLVPVDVTVPSDDQKQRHFLKAVEKVLAGAIRREMARDEQCAKQAAEIQQLNRLVQQYKHERECNAVIAQTLEGKIARLESLMDGTLPAEEFMNEEFLSLMNEHKILQKKYENHPDVLHAEIEVKRLQEELDMFRNSVDEKEVLQEEIQDLKNQLHYMLSSSSSIRRLWPPVPLSQGSNSERGTKDIDGDTNFVDTPNWTEAESKWITLTEELRVELEATKSLVGKLQSELDSEKKCSEELKEALQTAIQGAARHLEQYADLQENHFRLLALHRRMREGVEDVKMRAEKAGIKGAELRLINSLAAEISVIKAQNEGLQGQLRDTAEAVQAAGELLNRLKDAEEAETLAKKQALVAEQETEKAYQEIDNLKKNYDQEILALKQRLAEPSPCKDDMVQPQEPNNLEPPMYDTAGSHSRQNWKEFNTLQQGGSFEVSKSTDLNSWFYGYDKCNI; encoded by the exons ATGTCCCTCTTGTCGCGGCACGCGCGTCACCCCACTACGCCGCCGCCCGCCTCTTTCTCCGGCGGCGTTGAGACCCCACCTCGTCGCCGCGTCCCCAAAGAGAACGTTGACCCCTCCTCCCCGGCGCGCAACCACCACTCTGCCCTCGACCACGGCGCCTCCCCCTTCCGCTCCCCGTCCTCCGCGGCCAAGCCGCTCTCCGCCCGCAACCGCTTGCCACCGCGTCCGCCGTCCTCTAATCCACTAAAGAGGAAGCTCGAAGTCTCCCCTGCAGCGGCCGCGGTGGGCTCCGCGCACGATGCCGCACCCGGGCTCGACTCCGGCGTCCAG GTGGTGGTGAGGATACGGCCGTCGTGCTGGGTCGATGAAGAGGAGGCAGGCGAGGATGGGAGGGGACCGGAGGCCTGCGTGCGCAAGACGGCGGCCAACTCGGTTGCGATCCAGGGGCAGGACTTCACGTTTGATGCTGTCGCTGACTCGGTCTCCACGCAG GAGGATATCTTCACCCTTGTTGGGCTGCCACTTGTTGAAAATTGCTTATCAGGTTTCAACAGCTCCATATTTGCCTATGGACAG ACTGGCAGTGGGAAAACCTACACTATGTGGGGGCCTCTATCTGCATTGTCAGAAGATTCATTGAGCAGCGAGAGGGGCTTAACACCTCGTGTATTTGAGCAGTTGTTCTCCCGCATTAACGAA GAACAAGTTAAACATGCTGACAAAGAGCTTACTTACAATTGTATCTGCTCGTTTCTCGAG ATCTACAATGAACAGATAACTGATTTGCTAGATCCCTCGCAGAAGAATCTTCAG GTTAGAGAGGATGTCAGAACTGCCTGTGTTTATGTTGAATCATTGACAAAGGAGTTGGTTTTCACCTTGAAGGATGTAACTCAGTTGTTGGTTAAG GGCCTGGCAAACCGGAGGACTGGGGCAACGAGCGCAAATGCTGATAGCTCACGCTCGCATTGTGTTTTTACGTGTGTCATTAAGATGGATTCTAAG AATCCAGAGGATGGCTCAAGCATCACAAGATCAAGTAGGATAAACTTGGTAGACCTTGCTGGATCAGAGCGACAAAAACTAACACATGCAGCTGGGGATCGACTGAAAGAAGCTGGAAACATAAACCGTTCACTTTCACAGCTCGG AAACTTGATTAATATACTTGCAGAAATATCGCAGTCTGGAAAACAAAGGCACCATGTTCCATATCGTGATTCCAAGCTTACATTTCTATTACAAGAATCCCTTGGAGGCAATGCCAAACTGGCAATGATTTGTGCTGTTTCACCGTCCCAAAG CTGTAAGAGTGAAACGTTAAGCACACTTAGGTTTGCTCAACGTGCGAAAGCTATAAAAAACAATGCCGTAGTTAATGAAGAGAAAATTGAAGATGTAAATGCGTTGCGTGAGCAAATCAGGCAATTGAAG GATGAACTTCACCGAATGAAATCTAATGGAGGCATAGAAGGGAACAGCGGCAGCTTTGCCACTGGATGGAACCCTAGGCGCAGTTTGCATCTGTTGAAAATGAGTTTGGGTCATCCTACAACATTCCAATGTATAAAAGAAGATAGTGACGAGGAAATGGAAATTGATGAGAATGATGTTGAGAAGCCCTACAATCATGAAAATATGGCAATGTCTTCTATTAATGTTAAAGAATCCAAACGTTTCCAAGCTTCAATGAATGTAAGTGCTGGAACTTCACAGGTTGAAGATCTTGACAGGGATAAGATTTTGATATCCATAAAAAGGTCCTGCTGTAGtgctaataaatttaatactggtACTGATGTTGGAGATGGAAAATGCAAATTAAACATTGCCGCCAGTATACAGAGGGGACTTCAAGTCATTGAAAGTCACCAAAATAATAGTGCATGGAAGAGAGCATCGGTTGGATTAAATGCTAGAATCATGGATATTCAACCTTGCAAGGTTGATGTTGCAATTCAGACTGATCCTGAAGAATACGAAACTAGAGATAACCCTCTAGCTCTGGTTCCTAGTTGTCTGCTTGAAGCTTCTGCAAATGAGAGTAGGGATCCCAGTACTTGCAGGGACCTACAACTAGTACCAGTTGATGTGACAGTACCATCTGATGACCAAAAGCAGCGACATTTTCTGAAA GCTGTGGAGAAGGTCTTGGCTGGAGCTATCAGGCGAGAGATGGCTCGTGATGAACAGTGTGCAAAGCAAGCTGCAGAAATTCAACAACTGAATCGTCTG GTGCAACAGTACAAGCATGAACGCGAATGTAATGCTGTAATTGCACAAACACTTGAAGGAAAAATTGCTAGGCTTGAGAGCCTCATGGATGGAACTTTACCAGCTGAAGAATTCATGAATGAAGAGTTTTTATCACTTATGAATGAGCATAAG ATCCTCCAAAAGAAATATGAAAACCATCCTGATGTTTTGCATGCTGAAATTGAGGTAAAGAGACTCCAGGAGGAATTGGACATGTTCAGGAACTCTGTGGACGAGAAAGAAGTTCTACAGGAGGAGATACAAGATCTGAAAAATCAGTTGCATTATATGCTTTCATCATCGTCATCAATCCGTAGGCTCTGGCCTCCAGTGCCGTTGTCTCAGGGAAGTAATTCTGAACGTGGAACAAAAGATATAGATGGAGATACTAATTTTGTGGACACTCCCAATTGGACTGAGGCTGAGAGTAAATGGATTACACTCACTGAAGAGCTTAGAGTTGAACTTGAAGCAACAAAATCCCTTGTTGGAAAGTTGCAGTCAGAACTGGATTCTGAGAAGAAATGTTCAGAAGAACTAAAGGAGGCACTACAAACAGCTATCCAAGGAGCTGCAAGACACCTGGAACAATATGCTGATCTTCAAGAGAATCATTTTCGTTTGCTTGCTCTGCATAGGAGGATGCGCGAGGGTGTTGAGGATGTGAAGATGAGGGCAGAAAAAGCTGGTATCAAAGGTGCTGAGTTGCGGTTAATTAACTCCCTTGCAGCTGAAATCTCAGTTATAAAAGCTCAAAATGAAGGCCTTCAGGGCCAGCTAAGGGATACTGCTGAAGCTGTTCAGGCAGCTGGTGAATTGCTTAATCGGTTGAAGGATGCAGAGGAAGCAGAAACACTAGCCAAG AAGCAAGCTTTAGTGGCAGAGCAAGAGACGGAGAAAGCTTATCAGGAGATTGATAACTTGAAAAAGAACTACGACCAGGAAATCCTCGCTCTAAAGCAGCGTCTCGCTGAGCCCTCTCCGTGCAAGGACGATATGGTACAGCCACAAGAACCGAACAATCTTGAGCCTCCTATGTATGACACAGCTGGTAGCCACAGTAGGCAGAATTGGAAGGAGTTCAATACCTTGCAACAAGGAGGATCATTTGAGGTCTCCAAGAGCACAGACCTCAACTCGTGGTTTTACGGATACGACAAATGTAACATTTGA